In Hippoglossus stenolepis isolate QCI-W04-F060 chromosome 21, HSTE1.2, whole genome shotgun sequence, one DNA window encodes the following:
- the LOC118100405 gene encoding dual specificity phosphatase 29: MSAEEEPEYQTPPTCDLLELLLTNRRPTGAVNEVWPNLYIGDAATAQDKSLLADVGITHVVNAADGPQHIDTGPCFYKGTGILYHGVEAADCKDFDLYPFFTEASDFIHGALRQGGKVLVHCARGISRSATLALAFLMIRERLTLVEAVKVVRRHRNILPNLGFLNQLRRLDSSLALQRRTA, translated from the exons ATGAGCGCAGAGGAGGAGCCCGAGTATCAGACACCACCCACCTGCGATCTGCTCGAGCTTCTGCTGACGAACAGACGCCCCACTGGAGCTGTCAACGAGGTTTGGCCCAACCTCTACATCGGAGACGC GGCTACGGCTCAGGATAAGAGCCTGTTAGCGGATGTGGGAATAACACACGTAGTGAACGCTGCAGACGGCCCCCAGCACATTGACACGGGGCCATGTTTCTACAAAGGCACCGGCATACTGTATCATGGAGTAGAAGCAGCAGACTGTAAAGATTTCGACTTGTACCCATTCTTCACGGAGGCGTCTGATTTCATTCACGGCGCTCTGAGGCAGGGAG GTAAGGTGCTCGTCCACTGTGCTCGAGGAATCAGCCGCTCTGCCACTCTTGCGTTGGCCTTCCTCATGATCAGAGAGAGACTCACCCTGGTTGAGGCCGTGAAGGTTGTTCGCAGGCACAGAAACATTCTTCCCAACCTTGGGTTTCTGAACCAGCTCCGTCGCCTGGACTCATCCTTGGCTCTGCAGAGGAGAACAGCATGA